A portion of the Oncorhynchus clarkii lewisi isolate Uvic-CL-2024 chromosome 27, UVic_Ocla_1.0, whole genome shotgun sequence genome contains these proteins:
- the LOC139385522 gene encoding uncharacterized protein, whose product MASRLGLPHGSSLHRCMLVLTFLLLLCEIVVSRLCDSLITMVDVFHTLFILMHMALPLAQPTLGRGPPKPPPASPLSTSITSTPTQSSVKSPPYALTISTNPFPRRLPPQASLCGLSYSEARVQPLGALISALLLAALCVSVSLDILSHTLQPHPIQSPLLATVMGAVSLLYNLLVLGLSWGSWLGTKTRAAWEGEERSVLGVNGKVKAEVQTKDSTGVGGENDLSNLTTSLDGAFQDGTLVLCNPGTSSVLNPDSDSQHPPQTSLLHTVAPQGPLSDHCHGAHTHPAYSHTLPAGCRTAETPNNFPNPLASGCHPRYPKSEVSKCVGHRDNQTDPTTVSALKSESPTRLRVQLPAFLPSLITLTQALLGSILALTNGLTLLLLGPDCLHGSGACGPFIYLDPGFSMVAVVVLLATALPQVCRYGWLLLQAVPPQVCVSDLGRRIASVPGVQAVHDLHVWQLTESCLVASVHVHCHAGFQIHRCGDLMSGVTKVLQSVGVSCCTVQPEFLLSTPSANGNMDNNNTNRTIIHREIPPLPSHLACSLACGKGCVGRMCCAPLEEGSTEPLAPPAGETEEPHVLIIENAFL is encoded by the exons ATGGCAAGCAGGTTGGGGCTCCCCCACGGCAGTTCCCTGCACAGATGTATGCTGGTCCTGACATTCCTGCTCCTGCTGTGTGAGATTGTTGTCAGCCGCCTCTGTGACTCCCTAATCACCATGGTGGACGTCTTCCACACCCTCTTCATCCTCATGCACATGGCTCTTCCTCTTGCTCAACCCACCCTGGGCAGAGGCCCCCCAAAACCGccacctgcctctcctctctccacctccatcaccTCCACCCCCACTCAGTCATCTGTCAAATCTCCCCCATATGCCTTAACCATCTCCA CCAACCCTTTTCCCCGACGCCTCCCCCCTCAGGCCTCCCTGTGTGGCCTGTCCTACAGCGAAGCGAGGGTCCAGCCCCTGGGGGCTCTGATCTCAGCTCTCCTGCTGGCtgccctgtgtgtctctgtctctctggataTCCTCAGCCACACCCTGCAGCCACACCCTATACAGAGCCCTCTTTTGGCCACGGTGATGGGGGCTGTCAGCCTGCTCTACAACCTCCTGGTGCTGGGGCTCAGCTGGGGAAGCTGGCTTGGGACCAAGACTAGAGCTGcttgggagggggaggagagatctGTCCTTGGTGTGAATGGAAAAG TCAAGGCCGAGGTCCAGACCAAAGACAGCACTGGAGTGGGTGGAGAGAATGACCTCAGTAACCTCACTACATCTCTGGATGGTGCCTTCCAAGATGGAACACTTGTACTCTGTAACCCTGGAACCTCCAGTGTCCTGAACCCTGACAGTGACTCTCAGCACCCACCCCAGACATCCCTACTCCATACCGTGGCCCCTCAAGGTCCCCTTTCAGACCACTGccatggagcacacacacaccctgcatactcacacacactccctgcaGGCTGCAGAACTGCAGAGACACCAAACAACTTCCCAAATCCATTGGCCAGTGGCTGTCATCCAAGGTACCCCAAATCTGAGGTGTCTAAGTGTGTGGGACACAGAG ATAATCAGACAGACCCCACCACTGTCTCAGCCCTAAAGTCAGAAAGCCCCACAAGGCTCAGGGTTCAACTTCCCGCCTTTCTCCCATCCCTCATCACCCTCACCCAGGCACTGCTGGGCTCCATCCTGGCCCTCACCAATGGGCTTACCCTGCTACTCCTGGGCCCAGACTGTCTGCATGGCTCTGGGGCCTGTGGCCCCTTCATCTACCTGGACCCTGGCTTCTCCATGGTGGCTGTGGTGGTGCTGCTGGCCACCGCTCTGCCCCAGGTGTGCCGTTACGGTTGGCTGCTGCTCCAGGCCGTCCCgccccaggtgtgtgtgtctgatctgGGCCGGCGAATCGCCAGTGTGCCAGGGGTGCAGGCGGTGCACGACCTCCACGTGTGGCAGCTGACAGAGAGCTGCCTGGTGGCGTCTGTACATGTCCACTGCCACGCTGGGTTCCAGATACACAG GTGTGGTGATCTGATGTCGGGGGTCACCAAGGTGTTACAGAGTGTAGGTGTGAGCTGCTGTACCGTACAACCAGagttcctcctctccactccctcagCCAACGGCAACatggacaacaacaacaccaaccgCACCATCATCCATAGGGAGATTCCCCCACTGCCCTCACACCTGGCCTGCAGCCTGGCCTGTGGGAAGGGCTGTGTTGGGAGGATGTGCTGTGCTCCTCTGGAGGAAGGGTCTACAGAGCCACTGGCACCCCCTGCTGGGGAAACTGAGGAGCCTCACGTGCTGATCATAGAGAACGCCTTTCTTTGA